The genomic stretch TGATGCGCTCCCCCAAGAGTGTTATCCCCTCCTCAGTCAGCATGTTTTCCAATCACTGGCGCACCTATGGCGACCCTGCAGAAGAATATCCTAAGCCAGCCTCAAAGGTGATCATGGAACAGGCCCGGCATTGGTACATTTACCCTCACCGCTACCTCAAGAACCTGCCCGACAGCCAATATATCCTGGTTCAATATGACGATTTGGTTAACGATCCGGAAAGCACCATAGAGCAGATCTACACTCAGTTCGGTATAGAAATGACACCCAAATTCCACCAAATCCTGCACACCGAATCGGAAAAGTCAAAACAATACAAAAGCCACCACCAGTATTCACTGGGTGACATGGGGCTTTCGGATCAGGGCATTGAAAAACAGGTCCGTCTCCCCGCCCTAAAGCAACATATCCCCCTTAAATAAGAATCAAGAAATATTGAAAAACAATTAGAGTTTCTTACAGCCCGACTAAAAAACCAAATCCAAGAAAATGGCTATGCGAATTTATATTAATTTTCCGCTGTCAGCAAGGTCTTGATGTCCTCAACCGCCCCGAGGATTCGTTTCTTTCGCCTCAGACTAAGCCAGGTAACATCCGCACTACCGAGTATCTTTCCGCCTCTTTCCCAACACAGGCCTTTCATAACCTCAATGGTTTGTGCTGCCCCCCACTTGCGGGGGAAGAAATGAGTCAATAAATAGGCCACTTGTTTCCCTTCCAGTGTCGGGATTTTTTCCAGAAAAGCCAGCATGGGTGCCGACATCCGGCCACCGTGAACCGGTGTTCCCAGGATTAGGACATCAAAACCCGACACATCAGGTTGGACTTTGAGAGGCACTGTGATGGCACTTAATTGAAGCGGGCTCTCGGGTTCCAGAACAATCTTGGAAACCTCCGCTCCTGACTCGTTCAAATCCGTTACAAGCTGGTCAACGACCAGCGCGGTGTGGCCGGAATAAGAATAGTAGATTACGCCAATTTTCATAACATTCCCTTCCCAATTAACAACTCCCTTTGATTGACAAATGTAGTTCAAAGGGAGTTCTATCTACCGAATCACTTAATATTAACCCGCATCCGCCTTGGGTGGGAAGAAGAGCTTCACCAAACGCTCCCTCCCCGCTTTAATATCATTCTTCTTTAGCTGCCAGGTGCCAACGATCCCATAGGGGATGAACATCACGAAGACAACATAAATTGCACCCGTGATAAAGCTTGCACTCTCACCAATGAACCGCCGCAGAGAGAAGTCCAGCAGGCGGAGCACAAAAGCGCCCACGACAGCACCGCTGAGCGTCCCCACCCCACCCAACAACACCATCAACAGCCCCACCACAGTGAAGCTTAGATCAGCCACACTCGGGCTGATGATGGGCTGATAAAGGGCATGGAGTACACCTGCCATTGATGCCGTAAGGGACGAAATGATCATCACAACAAACTTGAAAGTTGATGTATTGAAACCCAGCATTTTTGCGCGGGCTTCATTCTCACGAATGGCAACGCAGACCCGCCCAGTTGGCGAATCGACAAAGCGCCGGTAGAAGAGATAGATGGCCACCAACAGTACCGCTGCAATTGCATAGAATCGCAGCCGCTCCGTTGCCGGGTTCATGAATGCCGGTACAATGACACCTTGCAAGCCCACATCCGCCCCCGTCCATTTGACCATATCACTCGACATGACGATGATGTGGAACATGGATGCCAGGCCCAGGCTGACCAAAGTAAATGTGACGCCTTTGACCCGGGATAGAACCACGCTGAACAGTAACGCTTGGATGATCGCCGCTAAGATGACAAACAAGATTACAGCCCAGAATGGCAGTGCAGTCAATTTCAGGGTGATGCCTGTGATATAGGCAGCAACCGCAAAGAACATCGAATGGCCAAAAGAGAGCAGGCCGGTTACGCCAAAGAGCAAATCATAACTGAGGGCGAACAAACCGTAGATGAAGATCTCAATTCCCAGCCCTTCGATAAACTTGGAGATGCTGCCTTCATTGGACCAAACCATCCCCAGCGAGGAACCTTCAAAAAGGCCAACAATAAACGGCAGCGCTAACATAACCAAAAGGAATATCAGGGCGGAACCGTGTCTGCGAATAAATGAAGCCTTGGTGTTTTTCATAACTATTCCTTCTTCCCTAACAAACCACCGGGCAGGATCAACAGAACGATCACCATTAGCAGGACCGTAGATGCCGGGATGATGGGAGGTGACGGTTTGAAGAGGATGTCTGTGAATGGGATGGGAATCCCGATTTGTCCATACTTAATCAGGAACTGCTGGATCAGACCCACCAGCAAGGACCCGAGGGCCGCGCCTGGGTAACTGGTTAGGCCGCCGATCGCCAGCGCAATCAACGCGCTCAACAGTAACCGCTCTCCCATTGCGGTGGAAAGGCCCACCGATGGCGCCGATAGCACGCCGCCGAATGCTGCCAACCCCACACCCAGTGAAAAGACCATCGTGAACACCCGGCGCACATTAATGCCCAGCGCTTCCACCATTTCACGATCCTGAACGCCTGCCCGGATGATCATGCCAATCCGGGTGCGTTTCAATAGGATCCAAACCCCAATCAGCACTAAAATGCCGATAATTGGGATGAATATTTCATCATAGACCCGCACCCGACCACCGAGTATCAACACCGTCGAACAGTGGTTCTCCAGCCAGCCGGATAAACTGGTGGCAGGGCAGCCATCCCCAGTGCCGCGGAATAAGGCGGGCTTGGGGAATACAAATTCCGGCCGTCCCCAAATCGCCTGGACGATCTCGATACCAATCGTTCCAAGACCAATGGTAAGCATCAATTGGTAGATCGGGCGGTTATAAAGAGGCCGGATCAGCGTACTTTCCAACAGGGCTCCCAAACCAAAACCGCATAACACAGCCACGATGATGGATATCACGAAAAGCAGGTTGGTGTTGAGCCCTACAAGCCAACTGGAAAGAGGTGCGTTGAAAACCAAAGCCAACACACCAATCAGGGCGAGCACGCCAGATGCGATGAAGCTCTTCCATGAGAGGTTGGCATAGACATTTTCCCGCTTTTGAAGCAGCGAAAGCCCAAAAGCAATCATTGAACTTGAAAACAGCAATCCAATCAGCAGTAGAACTGGTGAAACAGCCTCAAAAACAGCCTCAACCGTTGCCACTCGCATGCCCTGATCAGCCATAAATGCAAATGTGATCGGACTTTGAGCGTAATTATCGAGGTTCCAAATTGCAAAAGGATACTTCGAAAAGGCCAAAACTAATAATCCACCACCGACAACGATCAGACCCCAGGCGAGCAGCCTGGTCCCTTTCTGCGCGAGCTTGATCTGCTTTGCCAGGAAGGCCCAGAGGGACTTTAAGGAAAATCCCGCCAGCACGATTAAAATTGGCGTGACCAGGTCAACGAAGGTGTCTGGGCGCACATACACTACCCAACCGATATAAGCCCCGATCATATACAAGGTCCCTTGGGCGAGGTTCAACACGTCCAGCAGGCCAAAGATCAGTGAAAAACCGGCGGCGACCAGGAACGTGACCGAGCCTGTTGAAAGGCTGCGCAGGGAGGTGATAACAAAATCCTGCGGGTCCATGCCACGAGCTGCCAGGAAGAGCAGCAGTCCTATGAAAAACAGGATGGTGATAGTCTTGTAGTTTTTCTTAATAAAAGTATTCATAGTATGTCCTATGCTGCCCCCAGATACCGTTGGATCATCGCTTTGTCCTGTTCCAGGTCTTTCATCCGGCCGGATTCAACAGACTGACCTTCTTCAATAATCACGAAGTATTCAGCCAATTTACTGGCGACCAGGAAGTTTTGTTCAACCAGCAGAACCGTGCTGTCCTTGGAAAGCTTCTGGATAACATCAATCATGTGCTCAATGATCACTGGGGCCAGGCCCTCACTTGGTTCATCAATCAGCAATAATTGGTTATCCGCCACCAAAGCCCGGGCGATTGCCAGCATCTGCTGCTGACCGCCGGAAAGACTGGTGCCCCTGATGGAGAGGAAGTTTTCCAAATCCGGGAAGGTTTCAAAAAGGAATTCCTTCTTCCGGTCATAATCCCCTTTTTCCCGCTCAGCTATCTTGAGGTTCTCCTCTACGGTGAGATTACTGAAAATAGCCCGGTGCTCTGGGACAAAACCTATTCCCAATGAGGCAATGTCATAAGGCGGCATCCCGTTCACTTCACGGCCGTTGAAAGCCACCTGGCCTCCACGGACGGAGGTCAACCCCAGGATGGATTTTAATGTGGTTGTCTTCCCTGCCCCGTTACGACCCAATAAAACGGTGATTGAACCTCTGGGTACGACAAAATCAACACCCTGGAGAATGTGATACTGTTTGATATAAGCTTGCAGGTTTCGGACTTCTAATATATTTTCCATAAGAACCTCAGATAACGGTCAACGATGGGGATGCGACTTGGCTAAAGGTCAAGGTCATATAAGCCTCCAAGATAAGCCGTCTGTACTTCTTTGTTGGCGGCAATCTCTGCTGGGGTGCCTTCCGCCAGGACCTGGCCCAGGTGCATCACGGTGATCATGTCGGAGATGCTCATAACCACGTTCATGTTATGTTCAACAAGAACGACCGTTTTCTCGCCCGCAAGTTGAATCTCCTGGATCAGAGCGATCAATTCTGGCACCTGTTCAGCTGCCATACCGGCCGTGGGCTCATCCAGCAGGAGGACCTCCGGGTCCGGCGCCAAGATCATCCCCAGCTCAAGTTTACGTTGATCGCCATGAGGGAGCGTACGAGCCAATAGCATCGCCTGACTTTGCAGACCCATCCTTTGGATCACTTCCTGCGTCCGCCGTTCACAATCTGCTAATTTGGTCACGTCCTCAACAATTCTGAAGTTTCCCGGCTCCATCGCTTGAGATGCCAGGCGGATATTCTCATAAACCGTCAGGTTGGGGAAAATATTCGTGATTTGGAAGGAACGCCCAATGCCGAGATGGATCATCCTGTGGACAGGCTGTTGTGTCAGGTCCAAGCCTTTATAAAAAACCTTGCCTGCTGTCGGTTTCAAAGTTCCGCTCAGGAGGTTGAATAGCGTGGTTTTTCCAGCCCCGTTGGGACCGATGATGGCATGGAGACTATTCTTCTTGATCTTAATGCTGACATCATTTACGGCAGCCAGTGAGCCAAAATTCTTACTCAAATGCTGGGTTTCAATTGCAAATTCATCTGCCATGTTATT from Chloroflexota bacterium encodes the following:
- a CDS encoding flavodoxin family protein, with protein sequence MKIGVIYYSYSGHTALVVDQLVTDLNESGAEVSKIVLEPESPLQLSAITVPLKVQPDVSGFDVLILGTPVHGGRMSAPMLAFLEKIPTLEGKQVAYLLTHFFPRKWGAAQTIEVMKGLCWERGGKILGSADVTWLSLRRKKRILGAVEDIKTLLTAEN
- a CDS encoding branched-chain amino acid ABC transporter permease, coding for MKNTKASFIRRHGSALIFLLVMLALPFIVGLFEGSSLGMVWSNEGSISKFIEGLGIEIFIYGLFALSYDLLFGVTGLLSFGHSMFFAVAAYITGITLKLTALPFWAVILFVILAAIIQALLFSVVLSRVKGVTFTLVSLGLASMFHIIVMSSDMVKWTGADVGLQGVIVPAFMNPATERLRFYAIAAVLLVAIYLFYRRFVDSPTGRVCVAIRENEARAKMLGFNTSTFKFVVMIISSLTASMAGVLHALYQPIISPSVADLSFTVVGLLMVLLGGVGTLSGAVVGAFVLRLLDFSLRRFIGESASFITGAIYVVFVMFIPYGIVGTWQLKKNDIKAGRERLVKLFFPPKADAG
- a CDS encoding ABC transporter ATP-binding protein, coding for MENILEVRNLQAYIKQYHILQGVDFVVPRGSITVLLGRNGAGKTTTLKSILGLTSVRGGQVAFNGREVNGMPPYDIASLGIGFVPEHRAIFSNLTVEENLKIAEREKGDYDRKKEFLFETFPDLENFLSIRGTSLSGGQQQMLAIARALVADNQLLLIDEPSEGLAPVIIEHMIDVIQKLSKDSTVLLVEQNFLVASKLAEYFVIIEEGQSVESGRMKDLEQDKAMIQRYLGAA
- a CDS encoding ABC transporter ATP-binding protein, yielding MADEFAIETQHLSKNFGSLAAVNDVSIKIKKNSLHAIIGPNGAGKTTLFNLLSGTLKPTAGKVFYKGLDLTQQPVHRMIHLGIGRSFQITNIFPNLTVYENIRLASQAMEPGNFRIVEDVTKLADCERRTQEVIQRMGLQSQAMLLARTLPHGDQRKLELGMILAPDPEVLLLDEPTAGMAAEQVPELIALIQEIQLAGEKTVVLVEHNMNVVMSISDMITVMHLGQVLAEGTPAEIAANKEVQTAYLGGLYDLDL